One segment of Rosa chinensis cultivar Old Blush chromosome 6, RchiOBHm-V2, whole genome shotgun sequence DNA contains the following:
- the LOC112170959 gene encoding uncharacterized protein LOC112170959, protein MGNDDVLSPPLKDHGKSKADSSNPPTSEMSKSDLSNPFFTHYSDHPGLVLVSKPLNGDNYTGWKRAMTLALNSKNKFGFVNGTIKAPSEETNLEGYATWSRCNDMVHSWIINTIDSEITDSVIYYPTAHEVREDLRERFSQGNAPQIFEIQREIACLRQEQLSIPAYYTKLKGLWDELATYSEISRGPQAEQQRLMQFLMGLNDTYSSVRGQILLMIPLPIVRKAYAAVAQDEKQRSLCASHPVADSSSSAAMAVRNSGRPNPNLGRGGRFERFDRQNQRQDRNFASQEVRRVDTDRRQGSGKGRPHCTYCGDPSHWVQTCYQLIGYPPGHPKAKQGTGFSKQSRLAVLSINQVGDAVRDANGPKVTLTEAQFKQFMAALNNPTSKLNSNASSSPTANAVTKPGSGYK, encoded by the coding sequence ATGGGCAACGACGATGTCCTCTCACCACCACTCAAAGATCACGGCAAATCAAAAGCCGATTCCTCCAATCCTCCTACATCTGAGATGTCAAAATCTGACCTCTCTAATCCCTTTTTCACACATTATTCAGATCATCCAGGTCTAGTCCTAGTCTCTAAGCCCCTGAATGGAGACAATTATACAGGATGGAAAAGGGCTATGACCCTAGCTCTGAATTCTAAGAACAAATTTGGTTTTGTGAACGGCACAATAAAGGCTCCCTCAGAAGAGACAAACCTAGAAGGCTATGCGACTTGGTCGCGTTGTAATGATATGGTTCATTCATGGATCATCAACACCATTGATTCAGAAATCACCGACAGCGTCATCTACTATCCTACTGCTCATGAAGTACGGGAAGATCTTCGTGAGCGATTCTCTCAAGGCAACGCACCACAAATTTTTGAGATTCAGCGAGAAATCGCTTGTCTCCGACAAGAGCAGCTGTCAATCCCAGCCTACTATACAAAATTGAAGGGCCTATGGGATGAATTAGCTACCTATTCAGAGATATCTCGTGGACCACAGGCAGAACAACAAAGACTCATGCAGTTTCTAATGGGTTTGAATGATACTTACAGTTCTGTTCGCGGTCAAATTCTTCTAATGATTCCATTGCCAATAGTTCGTAAAGCATATGCAGCAGTCGCCCAAGATGAGAAGCAACGTTCTCTTTGTGCTTCTCATCCTGTTGCAGATTCATCTTCAAGCGCAGCCATGGCCGTGCGCAATTCAGGGAGACCCAATCCCAATTTAGGAAGAGGAGGACGTTTTGAGAGATTTGACCGACAAAACCAGCGTCAAGACCGCAATTTTGCATCTCAGGAAGTACGCCGTGTTGACACTGACCGGCGTCAAGGCTCTGGCAAGGGGAGACCTCATTGTACTTACTGTGGAGATCCGAGTCATTGGGTGCAGACTTGTTACCAATTGATTGGGTATCCTCCAGGTCACCCTAAAGCCAAACAGGGCACTGGTTTTTCAAAGCAATCTAGACTAGCAGTGCTTTCCATCAATCAGGTTGGTGATGCAGTTAGAGATGCTAATGGGCCAAAGGTGACACTTACTGAAGCccaatttaaacaatttatgGCTGCTCTCAATAATCCAACTTCGAAGCTTAATTCAAATGCAAGCTCAAGTCCTACAGCCAATGCCGTAACAAAACCAGGATCTGGCTACAAATAG